A single Argentina anserina chromosome 7, drPotAnse1.1, whole genome shotgun sequence DNA region contains:
- the LOC126803611 gene encoding B3 domain-containing protein At3g25182-like: MRIKTRRESKKKKKKRRSMMEMDKGLYQPPPDLPEEYKKMMNGAKAELVIQKQLFTSDMKPDQNRLSLPWQQILCKEFLRPNEIESLELPKTFLKVPLIDPKLGKEVISVSMWQMSSSEEKTVVLYSNWNYIVTKNGLVRGDLIQIWSFRNDEDRLQLALVVLKRAGKCENGVVAERAEKRENGVEGRTTAGSGSVSDVSEDSAGASHKGRTCMSENQIYM; the protein is encoded by the coding sequence ATGAGGATAAAGACTCGGAGAGAgtcgaagaaaaagaagaagaagagaagatcTATGATGGAGATGGACAAGGGTCTGTATCAACCACCCCCCGATTTGCCTGAAGAGTACAAGAAAATGATGAATGGGGCGAAGGCCGAGTTGGTGATACAGAAGCAGTTGTTTACGAGTGATATGAAACCTGACCAAAACCGGTTGTCGTTGCCGTGGCAGCAGATTTTGTGCAAGGAGTTTCTGAGACCTAATGAGATAGAAAGCCTTGAGTTGCCGAAGACGTTCCTCAAGGTTCCATTAATCGACCCGAAGTTGGGAAAGGAAGTGATTTCTGTAAGTATGTGGCAGATGTCGAGCTCGGAGGAGAAAACCGTTGTGTTGTATTCGAATTGGAATTATATTGTTACGAAGAATGGTCTGGTTAGAGGTGATCTGATTCAAATCTGGTCGTTTCGGAATGACGAGGATCGACTTCAGTTGGCACTTGTGGTGCTGAAGAGAGCCGGGAAGTGCGAAAATGGGGTTGTGGCGGAGAGAGCCGAGAAGCGTGAAAATGGCGTGGAAGGGAGAACCACTGCAGGAAGTGGTAGTGTGAGCGATGTCAGTGAGGACAGTGCCGGTGCAAGCCACAAAGGGAGAACATGCATGTCTGAAAATCAGATTTATATGTAG
- the LOC126802704 gene encoding uncharacterized protein LOC126802704: MSRKRVLVVGGTGYLGQHVLQGFSGIQDTLPCDLAFTHHSSLPPQALLNAFPSVLPFSVDLKTGIGFEAISQQFGSPDVVVNCAALSVPRACEMDPAAAMSVNMPSSLINWLLSLEESNYLLIHLSTDQVYEGVKSFYKEDDEVVPVNTYGKSKVAAEQFITEKCSNYAILRSSIIFGPQTISPVSKSLPIQWVDGVLSKGNTTEFFHDEFRCPVYVKDVVAVILALSKTWISEAKQRKLLLNVGGPDRVSRVQMAETVADIRGYNLSLIKSVSASSVDRGVRSPADISMDITKLVQTLGVYPVSFRDGVRLTLEL, translated from the exons ATGAGTAGGAAGAGAGTTTTGGTAGTTGGAGGAACAGGCTACTTGGGACAGCATGTGTTGCAAGGCTTTTCAGGGATTCAGGATACTCTTCCTTGTGATCTTGCATTTACCCACCACTCTAGTCTTCCTCCCCAAGCTCTGCTCAATGCATTTCCTAGTGTGCTGCCTTTCTCTGTGGATTTGAAGACTGGCATTGGATTTGAAGCCATTTCTCAACAGTTTGGTTCG CCTGATGTGGTAGTAAACTGTGCTGCACTTTCGGTTCCTCGTGCCTGTGAAATGGATCCTGCTGCAGCTATGTCAGTTAATATGCCATCTTCTCTAATTAATTGGTTATTGAGCTTAGAAGAGAGTAATTATCTTCTGATCCATTTGTCAACTGATCAAG TTTATGAAGGGGTGAAGTCCTTTTAcaaggaagatgatgaagttgTTCCAGTAAATACTTATGGCAAATCAAAAGTGGCAGCTGAGCAGTTCATTACTGAGAAATGCTCAAACTATGCAATTTTGAGAAGCAGTATCATCTTTGGGCCACAGACAATCTCACCAGTTTCAAAATCTCTCCCGATTCAG TGGGTTGATGGTGTCCTCTCCAAAGGAAATACAACGGAATTTTTTCATGACGAGTTTCGGTGCCCTGTGTATGTAAAGGATGTTGTAGCAGTTATACTTGCTTTGTCCAAGACATGGATATCAG AGGCCAAGCAAAGAAAATTGCTACTGAATGTTGGTGGACCAGACAGGGTATCCCGTGTTCAAATGGCTGAGACGGTTGCTGATATAAGGGGATACAACCTCTCATTAATTAAATCTGTATCCGCATCATCG GTTGATCGTGGAGTTAGGTCTCCTGCTGACATATCCATGGATATAACTAAGCTGGTTCAGACGCTTGGTGTTTATCCTGTTTCGTTTCGTGATGGTGTCAGATTGACACTCGAACTGTGA
- the LOC126802484 gene encoding uncharacterized protein LOC126802484 codes for MGGGGGGEGGDFRGKVWSMSGGPYCRPKHWKRNTAIAMFGVFLVCIPIAMKSAELEQRPHQPVRPIPSQMWCKNFGKKDY; via the exons atgggaggaggaggaggaggcgagGGAGGAGACTTCAGAGGGAAGGTATGGAGCATGAGCGGTGGGCCCTACTGCAGGCCCAAGCACTGGAAGCGCAACACCGCGATTGCCATGTTCGGCGTCTTCCTCGTCTGCATTCCCATCGCCATGAAATCTGCCGAGCTCGAG CAACGGCCACACCAACCTGTTCGCCCCATTCCTTCACAAATGTGGTGCAAGAACTTTGGAAAGAAGGACTACTGA